The following are encoded in a window of Novosphingobium sp. THN1 genomic DNA:
- a CDS encoding amidohydrolase family protein yields the protein MLRRLLPFLALIPATASAETLYVRAGRLVDPEAGRVLTAQVLKVEDGRVVSVQPDAPLPAGANVVDWSAFTVLPGLIDCHVHLADVEQSSNIAEPLLHSAMEIGFIGARNARKTLLAGFTSVHDVGSFRAYADVELRNAINRGDVPGPRISAVGAYVTIPGGGGEVTGFAPDVTVPADMRAGVVTDAADVTRKVNALFQNGADSIKLIATGAVLAQGTEPGQIELSGEMMKAAVDVARQRGSWVTAHAHGAAGIKLAIQSGVRAIEHASLIDDEGIALAKARGVWLDMDIYNGDFIAEVGKRDGWPADMLRKNDETTQAQRAGFRKAVKAGVRLSYGTDAGVYPHGANARQFKYMVRYGMTPMQAIQSATTVAAELLGWSKDVGALSPGHWADMVAVSGDPLADISVLENVRHVMKGGELVR from the coding sequence ATGCTGCGTCGCCTTCTCCCCTTCCTCGCCCTGATCCCCGCCACGGCAAGCGCCGAAACGCTCTACGTCCGCGCCGGGCGACTGGTCGATCCGGAAGCGGGGCGGGTGCTCACCGCACAGGTGCTCAAGGTCGAGGACGGGCGCGTTGTATCGGTCCAGCCCGATGCCCCCCTGCCCGCAGGCGCAAACGTCGTGGACTGGTCTGCCTTCACCGTCCTGCCCGGCCTGATCGACTGCCACGTGCACCTCGCCGATGTCGAACAGTCCAGCAACATTGCCGAACCCTTGTTGCACTCGGCCATGGAGATCGGCTTCATCGGCGCGCGCAACGCCAGGAAGACCCTGCTCGCAGGCTTCACCTCGGTCCACGATGTCGGCTCGTTCCGCGCCTACGCCGATGTCGAACTGCGCAACGCGATCAACCGCGGCGATGTGCCCGGCCCTCGCATCAGCGCGGTAGGCGCCTACGTCACCATTCCCGGCGGCGGCGGCGAAGTGACCGGCTTTGCGCCCGATGTCACCGTGCCTGCCGACATGCGCGCAGGCGTCGTCACCGATGCGGCGGACGTTACCCGCAAGGTCAACGCGCTGTTCCAGAACGGTGCGGATTCGATCAAGCTGATCGCCACTGGCGCAGTCTTGGCGCAAGGAACCGAACCCGGCCAGATCGAACTGTCGGGCGAGATGATGAAAGCAGCGGTCGACGTTGCCCGCCAGCGCGGTTCATGGGTTACCGCGCATGCCCATGGCGCCGCCGGCATCAAGCTTGCCATCCAGTCGGGCGTCAGGGCCATCGAACATGCCAGCCTTATCGATGATGAAGGCATTGCCCTTGCCAAGGCACGCGGCGTCTGGCTCGACATGGATATCTACAACGGAGATTTCATCGCCGAGGTCGGCAAACGCGATGGCTGGCCTGCCGACATGCTGCGCAAGAACGACGAGACCACGCAAGCCCAGCGGGCGGGCTTCCGCAAGGCGGTCAAGGCCGGTGTCAGGTTGAGCTACGGCACCGACGCAGGGGTCTATCCGCACGGCGCCAATGCGCGGCAGTTCAAGTACATGGTCCGCTACGGGATGACGCCGATGCAGGCGATCCAGTCGGCCACCACCGTCGCCGCCGAGCTGCTGGGGTGGAGCAAGGATGTCGGCGCACTCTCGCCCGGTCATTGGGCCGACATGGTCGCGGTCAGCGGCGATCCCCTGGCCGATATCTCCGTCCTCGAAAACGTGCGCCACGTCATGAAGGGTGGCGAACTGGTCAGATAG
- a CDS encoding energy transducer TonB: MKIIDRIALGIASLAFAATAVPAFAQSAEWQKQVTRIIASKQTYPRTAQMRGEEGTAKVKVFVGAGGNIERTELVAPSGSSTLDKEALAMPTRAGSVPPPPGGATAVIVPVTWKLL, translated from the coding sequence ATGAAGATTATCGACAGGATCGCCCTTGGCATTGCCTCGCTTGCCTTTGCCGCAACCGCTGTGCCAGCCTTTGCCCAGTCTGCCGAGTGGCAGAAGCAGGTGACGCGCATCATCGCCTCGAAGCAGACCTATCCGCGCACGGCCCAGATGCGCGGCGAGGAAGGCACCGCCAAGGTCAAGGTCTTCGTCGGCGCTGGCGGCAACATCGAGCGCACCGAGCTTGTCGCGCCCTCGGGCTCGAGCACGCTCGACAAGGAAGCGCTGGCCATGCCGACGCGCGCCGGTTCTGTGCCGCCGCCGCCGGGTGGCGCGACGGCCGTCATCGTGCCGGTGACGTGGAAGCTGCTCTGA
- a CDS encoding methyl-accepting chemotaxis protein — translation MFSFNITKKFIAAFAVLLAAMAGMGLFAISKIGEVNAIAAEQRDVWIPSAEKLGDIHAFTSQYRLRQGEMFSAATPEAVARGQKLLKNARSAIDAEIAEFEKLAITPDQKTGAAALKQAWATFVAQDESMQAMAVGGDTQGAQAMHDGEGIDTFYALEDAILAVIEANKKDGAAVAANAEKIYASARKFTFAALGLALLSAVVLLFYLIRNIAKPVVSMSDAVSRLIDGDHAVAVPGLGRSDELGQLARSLDRFRDVFASDHARAEAETQRAREVQLTIDEIGEGLTALAEGNLTHRVKENGSGALAKLHVDYNAAVTALERVLGKIVEGCHTIKLGTDEISSAASDLALRTEQQATSLAETSRTINEFSSSVRTTAENVKQTSTRLSVARSTADGVGDTANRAVAAMRSIEASSREMAEIVGVIDGIAFQTNLLALNAGVEAARAGDAGKGFAVVATEVRALAQRSADAAKSIRDLIGKSTEEVSGGVALVESSGDALRQIVNEVSAVSELVDQIAEAAGQQAAGIADISAMVGSMDSFTQRNAAMVEESSAGTRNLSNETIALVEQVGRFRLGTSGQARSSGLSSAKPQASPPATPKPAPRPLPVAAATAEPAPPPAPRSAPVLGNTALKVDEDDWSEF, via the coding sequence ATGTTCAGCTTCAACATAACCAAAAAATTCATCGCTGCCTTTGCAGTGCTGCTTGCGGCGATGGCAGGCATGGGCCTGTTCGCGATTTCCAAGATCGGCGAGGTCAACGCCATCGCCGCCGAACAGCGCGACGTGTGGATACCCAGCGCGGAAAAGCTGGGCGACATTCACGCCTTCACCTCGCAGTATCGCCTTAGGCAGGGCGAGATGTTCAGCGCGGCGACGCCTGAGGCGGTGGCGCGCGGCCAGAAGCTGCTCAAGAATGCGCGCAGCGCGATCGATGCGGAAATTGCCGAGTTCGAAAAGCTTGCGATCACGCCGGACCAGAAGACCGGCGCTGCCGCGCTGAAGCAGGCCTGGGCGACTTTCGTTGCCCAGGACGAAAGCATGCAGGCGATGGCGGTGGGCGGTGACACCCAAGGCGCCCAGGCCATGCACGATGGCGAAGGCATCGACACCTTCTATGCCCTTGAAGACGCGATCCTTGCCGTGATCGAGGCCAACAAGAAGGATGGCGCTGCGGTCGCCGCCAATGCCGAGAAGATCTATGCCTCGGCGCGCAAGTTCACCTTTGCCGCGCTTGGCCTTGCTCTGCTCAGTGCGGTTGTCCTGCTGTTCTATCTCATTCGCAACATTGCCAAACCGGTGGTGTCGATGTCCGACGCCGTATCGCGCCTGATCGATGGCGACCATGCCGTGGCCGTCCCGGGCCTTGGCCGATCGGACGAACTTGGCCAGCTGGCCCGCTCCCTTGATCGCTTCCGCGATGTCTTTGCATCGGACCATGCCCGCGCCGAGGCCGAGACGCAGCGCGCCCGCGAAGTGCAGTTGACCATCGATGAAATCGGCGAAGGTCTGACCGCGCTGGCGGAAGGCAACCTTACTCACCGCGTCAAGGAGAACGGATCGGGCGCGCTGGCCAAGCTGCATGTCGACTACAATGCTGCGGTGACTGCGCTTGAACGGGTGCTGGGCAAGATCGTCGAGGGTTGCCACACGATCAAGCTGGGTACGGACGAGATTTCGAGCGCGGCTTCGGATCTGGCGCTGCGCACCGAGCAGCAGGCCACGTCGCTCGCCGAAACATCGCGCACGATCAACGAGTTCAGCTCATCGGTCAGGACAACGGCCGAGAACGTGAAGCAGACGAGCACCCGCCTGTCGGTGGCCCGCAGCACCGCCGACGGTGTGGGCGATACCGCCAATCGCGCCGTGGCCGCCATGCGCAGCATCGAAGCCAGTTCACGCGAGATGGCCGAGATCGTGGGCGTCATCGACGGCATTGCCTTCCAGACCAACCTGCTTGCGCTCAATGCCGGGGTCGAGGCCGCGCGCGCCGGTGATGCCGGCAAGGGCTTTGCGGTGGTCGCCACCGAAGTGCGTGCTCTGGCGCAGCGCTCGGCCGATGCCGCGAAGTCTATCCGCGACCTGATCGGCAAGAGCACCGAGGAAGTCAGCGGCGGGGTTGCCCTGGTTGAATCCAGCGGTGATGCCTTGCGCCAGATCGTCAACGAAGTGAGCGCAGTTTCGGAGCTGGTCGATCAGATTGCCGAGGCTGCCGGACAGCAGGCAGCGGGCATCGCCGACATTTCGGCAATGGTCGGTTCGATGGACAGCTTCACCCAGCGCAACGCCGCGATGGTCGAGGAAAGCTCGGCGGGAACGCGCAATCTTTCGAACGAGACCATTGCGCTGGTGGAGCAGGTAGGCCGCTTCCGCCTTGGCACGAGCGGCCAGGCCCGGTCGTCGGGGCTATCCTCGGCCAAGCCGCAAGCTTCGCCGCCCGCAACGCCAAAGCCCGCGCCGAGGCCGCTACCGGTGGCTGCTGCGACCGCAGAGCCCGCCCCACCTCCGGCACCGCGCTCCGCTCCGGTCCTCGGCAATACCGCGCTGAAGGTAGACGAGGACGACTGGTCCGAATTCTGA
- a CDS encoding secondary thiamine-phosphate synthase enzyme YjbQ: protein MRQSATEIVIATPGQGLHEITRDVVRWTGDQGMTTGLLTVFCRHTSASLTIQENAAHEVRGDIVRWLSRLAPENDGYAHDDEGPDDMPAHLKSILTGVSLSIPLVGGQLALGTWQGLYLCEHRRAGHRRRVALHLLGA, encoded by the coding sequence ATGCGCCAGTCTGCCACCGAGATCGTCATTGCCACCCCGGGCCAAGGCCTGCACGAGATCACTCGCGACGTGGTGCGCTGGACTGGCGATCAGGGCATGACCACCGGCTTGCTGACCGTGTTCTGCCGCCATACCTCGGCTTCCCTGACCATTCAGGAAAACGCGGCGCATGAAGTGCGGGGCGATATCGTCCGCTGGCTTTCCCGTCTTGCGCCTGAAAACGATGGTTATGCCCACGATGATGAAGGTCCGGACGACATGCCGGCGCACCTGAAGTCGATCCTTACCGGCGTATCGCTGTCGATCCCGCTGGTTGGCGGACAGCTGGCGCTGGGCACCTGGCAGGGATTGTATCTGTGCGAGCATCGCAGGGCGGGCCATCGCAGGCGCGTGGCGCTGCATCTTCTTGGTGCTTGA
- a CDS encoding carbohydrate porin, which produces MIGRMLSCGVALGLALGAPGAQAQDAPPPPVDLAGEAIVDLAQLVSGNGDRKVRALTNVNLTADLDLARLIGLDGTRAHFHVLDNRGGRPNDAAATLQGVDNIEVPYAGLRLFEAWVERDIGGGGASLRMGLYDVNSEFYANDAAGLLIAPPFGIGSELAATGPNGPSIFPSSALAARLYVPVGEAFVRLGVINARASTLGDRGGVDFSFRDGVLLIGEVGRSEGRLRGNLGVWRYSRNPENWYETAPDGSPLRKPSQGAYAVVEGDLLPEGGARQVTAFLRAGLSDPHTTPFHGGFQAGLLMAPALASRPDSQVSLGTHHAWTSNHFRDAMRAEGGNPGNETVVELTYSDQIVPWLALQPDVQWVHQPGGDRDVPDAVVGIVRLTWSF; this is translated from the coding sequence ATGATCGGGCGGATGCTCTCTTGCGGCGTGGCCTTGGGGCTGGCGCTCGGCGCGCCTGGTGCGCAGGCTCAGGATGCGCCGCCGCCTCCGGTCGATCTGGCGGGTGAGGCGATTGTCGATCTGGCGCAGCTCGTTTCGGGAAACGGCGACCGCAAGGTGCGGGCGCTGACCAACGTGAATCTCACCGCCGATCTCGACCTTGCCCGGCTGATCGGGCTGGACGGGACCCGCGCCCACTTCCACGTCCTCGACAATCGCGGGGGGCGCCCCAACGATGCCGCGGCGACGCTGCAGGGCGTGGACAATATCGAAGTGCCCTATGCCGGTCTGCGCCTGTTCGAGGCATGGGTGGAGCGGGACATCGGCGGTGGCGGAGCGTCGCTGCGGATGGGTCTCTATGATGTGAACAGCGAGTTCTACGCCAACGATGCTGCGGGGCTGCTGATCGCTCCGCCCTTCGGAATCGGTTCGGAACTGGCGGCGACGGGGCCGAACGGTCCCTCGATCTTTCCCTCGAGCGCGCTGGCGGCGCGGCTCTATGTGCCGGTTGGCGAGGCGTTCGTGCGGCTGGGCGTGATCAATGCGCGGGCGAGCACGCTGGGGGACCGGGGTGGGGTGGATTTCAGCTTTCGCGATGGTGTGCTGCTGATCGGTGAGGTCGGGAGGTCCGAGGGGCGGCTGCGCGGCAACCTTGGCGTATGGCGCTACTCCCGCAATCCCGAGAACTGGTACGAAACCGCGCCGGATGGCTCGCCACTGCGCAAGCCTTCGCAAGGGGCCTATGCGGTGGTCGAGGGCGATCTTCTGCCTGAAGGCGGGGCGCGGCAAGTGACGGCGTTCCTGCGCGCAGGCCTGTCCGATCCGCATACGACGCCGTTTCATGGCGGTTTTCAGGCGGGGCTGTTGATGGCGCCGGCGCTGGCCTCGCGCCCGGACAGCCAGGTCTCGCTTGGGACGCACCACGCCTGGACGAGCAACCACTTCCGCGACGCCATGCGCGCCGAAGGTGGCAACCCCGGCAACGAGACGGTGGTGGAACTGACCTATTCCGACCAGATCGTGCCGTGGCTGGCGCTGCAGCCGGACGTGCAGTGGGTTCACCAGCCGGGAGGCGACCGCGATGTGCCCGATGCGGTGGTGGGGATCGTGCGGCTGACCTGGAGTTTTTGA
- a CDS encoding HAMP domain-containing methyl-accepting chemotaxis protein → MVSGQSIKRKVTIGCLILGAGALASTALSMGGMWRQELAVAELNAATGLLRDHMEADMGHDAIRGEVVSIVAARQTAAIDGAEAARELKARLGEFENRMAPTARATDAPQVLAARKAADPAFRDYVAIGRSIAAAAEQGAVPDDAELQRFQQRFSQLEGEMAKISDAVEAHAAQTVSAADAVAQQARLISLASLLLLLLALAWVARYARRDLVTAIIAISERVQAMAAGRLDVTMAGEDRPDEIGDLARAVVELRDNLSEARADTARQAEAIVASIGTGLSELAAGNLAYRIDVPLSGPFEKLRRDFNGALGELGSALAKMQASTERLHGVARDIGGAAGDLSNRNANQAASLEETAAAIASLAQRVQGSTEAVSTARTAVDQVGQEINRGGEVIQHAEAAMDRIESAAQEIGSIVSVIDGITFQTNLLALNAGVEAARAGDAGKGFAVVANEVRALAQRSADAAREIRDLITNASGEIGNGVTLVRDAGSSLRAITGQMDEINRVMEVVEAGASEQDLSLRSIDATSKQIEQITQSNSAVAEQVSDASHMVIASIEEVVQQLSRFEIGHGSHAAAVGATRALAA, encoded by the coding sequence GTGGTTTCTGGGCAATCGATAAAGCGCAAGGTCACGATAGGCTGCCTGATCCTCGGCGCCGGGGCGCTGGCTTCGACCGCGCTCAGCATGGGCGGGATGTGGCGGCAGGAACTGGCGGTGGCCGAACTCAACGCCGCAACCGGCCTGTTGCGCGATCACATGGAGGCCGACATGGGCCATGATGCGATCCGGGGCGAGGTTGTCAGCATCGTCGCGGCCCGTCAGACCGCAGCGATTGACGGCGCAGAGGCCGCGCGTGAGCTCAAGGCGCGACTGGGCGAGTTCGAGAACCGGATGGCGCCAACGGCGCGGGCAACCGATGCGCCGCAAGTGCTCGCCGCGCGCAAGGCGGCGGACCCGGCGTTCCGGGACTACGTTGCGATCGGACGGTCGATCGCGGCGGCGGCAGAGCAGGGCGCGGTCCCCGACGACGCCGAGTTGCAGCGCTTCCAGCAGCGGTTCAGCCAGCTCGAAGGCGAGATGGCCAAGATTTCGGATGCGGTCGAGGCCCATGCTGCGCAGACAGTCAGCGCGGCCGATGCGGTTGCGCAGCAGGCGCGGCTTATCTCGCTCGCGAGCCTGCTGCTGCTGTTGCTTGCCCTCGCCTGGGTCGCCCGTTATGCGCGGCGGGATCTGGTGACCGCGATCATCGCCATCTCGGAGCGGGTACAGGCGATGGCTGCGGGGCGGCTCGACGTGACGATGGCGGGCGAAGACCGGCCAGATGAGATCGGCGACCTGGCGCGTGCTGTGGTGGAACTGCGCGACAACCTGAGCGAGGCACGGGCCGACACGGCACGGCAGGCCGAAGCCATTGTCGCCTCGATCGGTACCGGCCTCAGCGAGCTTGCTGCGGGCAATCTTGCCTATCGCATCGACGTTCCGCTTTCAGGGCCGTTCGAAAAGCTGCGGCGCGATTTCAACGGGGCGCTGGGCGAACTGGGTTCGGCGCTGGCCAAGATGCAAGCGTCGACCGAGCGGCTGCACGGCGTGGCGCGCGATATCGGCGGGGCGGCCGGAGACCTGTCGAACCGCAACGCCAACCAGGCGGCGAGCCTTGAGGAAACCGCCGCTGCGATCGCCAGCCTGGCGCAGCGGGTGCAAGGATCGACCGAGGCGGTCTCGACCGCGCGCACTGCCGTCGATCAGGTCGGGCAGGAGATCAATCGCGGTGGCGAAGTGATCCAGCACGCCGAAGCGGCGATGGACCGCATCGAGAGCGCGGCGCAGGAGATCGGCTCGATCGTCAGCGTGATCGACGGGATCACCTTCCAGACCAACCTGCTCGCGCTCAACGCCGGTGTCGAGGCGGCGCGCGCCGGAGATGCCGGCAAGGGCTTTGCCGTGGTGGCGAACGAGGTGCGCGCGCTGGCGCAGCGCAGCGCGGATGCCGCGCGTGAGATCAGGGACCTGATCACCAATGCCTCGGGCGAGATCGGCAATGGCGTGACGCTGGTGCGCGATGCCGGATCGAGCCTGCGCGCCATCACGGGGCAGATGGACGAGATCAACCGGGTGATGGAAGTGGTCGAGGCGGGCGCGAGCGAGCAGGACCTTTCGCTGCGCTCGATCGATGCCACGTCAAAGCAGATCGAGCAGATCACGCAGAGCAACAGCGCGGTGGCCGAACAGGTCAGCGATGCCAGCCACATGGTGATCGCCTCTATCGAGGAAGTCGTGCAGCAATTGTCGCGCTTCGAGATCGGGCACGGCAGCCATGCCGCTGCGGTTGGGGCGACGAGGGCACTGGCGGCATGA
- a CDS encoding Mov34/MPN/PAD-1 family protein: MPLQIDTSAMAAIIAAAQEAAPAEACGILLGSGSHIEQAVRTTNVAQDPLRHFEIDPAALIAAHKAARAGGPEVLGYFHSHPNGLARPSTTDAASAAHDGKIWAIAAPLSDGQRDKPWAITCWHDGPNGFEALSYAIIAG; the protein is encoded by the coding sequence ATGCCGCTCCAGATCGACACGAGTGCCATGGCCGCGATCATCGCTGCGGCGCAGGAGGCCGCTCCGGCCGAAGCCTGCGGCATCCTGCTCGGCAGCGGCTCGCACATCGAGCAGGCGGTTCGGACGACAAACGTTGCACAGGATCCGCTCCGCCACTTCGAGATCGATCCCGCCGCGCTGATCGCCGCGCACAAGGCGGCGCGGGCCGGCGGGCCGGAAGTGCTCGGCTATTTCCACTCGCATCCCAATGGCCTTGCCCGCCCGTCCACCACCGACGCAGCCAGCGCCGCGCACGATGGCAAGATCTGGGCGATTGCCGCGCCGCTCAGCGACGGCCAACGGGACAAGCCGTGGGCAATTACGTGTTGGCACGATGGCCCCAACGGGTTCGAAGCGCTTTCCTATGCGATCATCGCTGGCTAA
- a CDS encoding histidine phosphotransferase family protein: MTAPASALDLASLLCSRLCHDMLSPVGALSNGLELLVEEKDPEMRQRCFELLEQSAKASADKLKFFRLAFGAAGGFGDSVPVNEARALIDALAGSNGRVAVNWMFGVDALAKPAVKTLLNLALIGLDALVRGGTLDIGAEVNGGAIEIVVRAAGQRVAFDPAVGQALEGTLPMSELSSKTAPAAMVQQLAASVGGGVQVHVTAESLVMGAVLPAA; this comes from the coding sequence ATGACAGCACCTGCTTCCGCGCTCGATCTCGCCAGCCTGCTCTGCTCGCGCCTTTGCCATGACATGCTCAGCCCGGTGGGCGCGCTTTCCAACGGTCTCGAACTCCTTGTCGAGGAGAAAGACCCCGAAATGCGCCAGCGCTGCTTCGAACTGCTCGAACAGAGCGCGAAGGCATCGGCCGACAAGCTCAAGTTCTTCCGCCTTGCCTTCGGTGCGGCAGGCGGCTTCGGCGACTCCGTGCCGGTGAACGAGGCGCGCGCCCTGATCGACGCGCTGGCCGGCAGCAACGGCCGCGTCGCTGTGAACTGGATGTTCGGCGTCGACGCCCTCGCCAAGCCGGCGGTGAAGACCCTGCTCAACCTGGCCCTGATCGGGCTCGACGCGCTGGTCCGCGGCGGCACGCTGGATATCGGCGCCGAGGTGAACGGCGGCGCGATCGAGATCGTCGTGCGCGCCGCCGGACAGCGCGTTGCGTTCGATCCGGCTGTCGGCCAAGCGCTCGAAGGCACCCTGCCGATGAGCGAACTGTCCAGCAAGACGGCGCCCGCCGCGATGGTCCAGCAGCTTGCCGCCTCGGTCGGCGGCGGCGTGCAGGTCCACGTCACGGCGGAAAGCCTGGTCATGGGCGCAGTGCTCCCGGCTGCCTGA
- a CDS encoding N-acetylmuramoyl-L-alanine amidase: MRRWLVHREVPSPNWNERKLPVNMVVLHYTGMETAQAALDRLCDPAAEVSAHYLIDEDGTVTGLVDEDKRAWHAGRSSWRGITDVNSASVGIELVNPGHEFGYRPFPDAQIEALLPLLADIVKRHNVPRANVVGHSDVAPARKEDPGELFPWELLARHRLCLPTPKLSMRLLYDNEAAFFLALERFGYDISDQAAAVRAFQRRWRPQRIDGQVDGQIGALLFELLLERDMGLAR; encoded by the coding sequence ATGCGCCGCTGGCTCGTCCATCGCGAGGTGCCATCGCCGAACTGGAACGAGCGCAAGCTGCCGGTCAACATGGTGGTGCTGCACTATACCGGCATGGAGACTGCGCAGGCGGCGCTCGACCGGCTCTGCGATCCGGCAGCGGAAGTCTCGGCGCATTACCTGATCGACGAGGACGGCACCGTCACCGGCCTCGTCGACGAAGACAAGCGCGCGTGGCATGCCGGACGCTCGTCGTGGCGCGGCATCACCGATGTCAATTCGGCGAGCGTCGGGATCGAACTGGTCAATCCCGGCCATGAATTCGGCTACCGCCCCTTCCCCGATGCCCAGATCGAGGCGCTGCTGCCGCTGCTGGCCGACATCGTCAAGCGACACAACGTGCCCCGCGCCAACGTGGTCGGCCACTCCGACGTTGCCCCTGCCCGCAAGGAAGACCCCGGCGAGCTTTTCCCGTGGGAGCTGCTTGCCCGCCACCGCCTCTGCCTGCCCACCCCCAAGCTCTCGATGCGCCTGCTCTACGACAACGAGGCGGCGTTCTTCCTCGCGCTCGAGCGCTTCGGCTATGACATTTCCGATCAGGCAGCCGCCGTGCGCGCCTTCCAGCGGCGCTGGCGCCCACAGCGGATCGATGGCCAGGTCGATGGACAGATCGGCGCATTGCTCTTCGAACTCCTGTTGGAACGCGACATGGGCTTGGCCAGATAG
- a CDS encoding cation diffusion facilitator family transporter has protein sequence MSGGHHHHHIQHDHGHAHDHHGHSHAPASFGRAFAVGITLNLGFVVVEAVYGVIAGSMALVADAGHNLSDVLGLVIAWTASVLAARPPSARFTYGFKSSSILAALGNAAFLLVALGAILVETIRRLIEPEPVAGGPVMAVAAVGIVINTATALMFMRGRKHDINIRGAYLHMAADAAVSAGVVVAGLLITLTGAQWIDPVTSLLIVGIIAVGTWGLLKDSLRMSLHAVPPGIDERKVRHFLNSLSGVEAVHDLHIWPMSTTETALTAHLVMPGGHPGDSFLHQLAHELDHDFGIGHATVQVETIDGHECALLHDNVV, from the coding sequence ATGTCCGGCGGCCACCATCATCACCACATCCAACATGATCATGGGCACGCCCATGATCATCACGGTCACAGCCACGCCCCTGCCAGCTTCGGCCGGGCCTTTGCCGTCGGCATCACGCTGAACCTGGGCTTTGTCGTGGTCGAGGCGGTCTATGGCGTCATCGCCGGTTCGATGGCACTGGTGGCAGATGCCGGACACAACCTGTCCGACGTGCTCGGCCTCGTCATCGCCTGGACCGCCAGCGTGCTCGCGGCACGGCCGCCCTCGGCCCGCTTCACCTATGGCTTCAAATCCAGCTCGATTCTTGCCGCCCTTGGCAACGCCGCGTTCCTGCTGGTGGCGCTGGGCGCCATTCTGGTCGAGACGATCCGCCGGCTGATAGAGCCGGAGCCGGTCGCGGGTGGCCCGGTCATGGCGGTGGCTGCCGTCGGCATCGTCATCAACACCGCCACGGCGCTGATGTTCATGCGCGGCCGCAAGCACGATATCAACATCCGCGGCGCCTACCTGCACATGGCCGCAGACGCTGCGGTTTCAGCCGGCGTCGTCGTTGCCGGCCTGCTGATCACGCTGACCGGGGCGCAATGGATCGATCCGGTCACCAGCCTGCTCATTGTCGGCATCATCGCGGTCGGGACATGGGGGTTGCTCAAGGATTCGCTGCGCATGAGCCTGCACGCCGTTCCGCCGGGGATCGACGAGCGCAAGGTGCGGCACTTCCTCAACTCGCTGAGCGGGGTCGAAGCGGTGCACGACCTGCATATCTGGCCAATGAGCACGACCGAGACCGCGCTTACCGCCCATCTCGTGATGCCGGGCGGGCATCCGGGTGACAGTTTCCTCCACCAGCTCGCGCATGAGCTGGACCATGACTTCGGCATTGGCCACGCCACCGTCCAGGTCGAGACAATTGACGGCCACGAATGCGCCCTGTTGCACGATAATGTAGTGTAA
- a CDS encoding fasciclin domain-containing protein — protein MSSKFLIAALAATAATAAPVFVTPAFANHHEETKMVGGAAMYPSKTIVENAVNSADHTTLVAAVKAAGLVDTLNGTGPFTVFAPTNAAFAKLPAGTVDTLLKPENKAALAKVLTYHVVPGKVTAAQLVAKIKADGGKTELTTVAGGKLTASLMGDTVMLTDEKGGMAHVTQADVMQKNGVIHVTDAVSLPN, from the coding sequence ATGAGCTCGAAGTTCCTGATTGCGGCCCTCGCCGCCACCGCCGCCACCGCTGCGCCGGTATTCGTCACGCCCGCCTTCGCCAACCACCATGAAGAGACCAAGATGGTCGGCGGCGCTGCGATGTATCCGTCGAAGACCATCGTCGAAAACGCGGTGAACTCGGCCGATCACACCACCCTGGTCGCCGCCGTGAAGGCCGCTGGTCTGGTTGACACGCTCAATGGCACCGGCCCGTTCACCGTCTTCGCGCCGACCAACGCTGCCTTCGCCAAGCTCCCGGCCGGCACCGTCGACACCCTGCTCAAGCCCGAAAACAAGGCCGCGCTGGCCAAGGTCCTCACCTACCACGTCGTGCCCGGCAAGGTGACCGCCGCGCAGCTCGTCGCCAAGATCAAGGCAGATGGCGGCAAGACCGAACTCACCACCGTCGCCGGCGGCAAGCTCACCGCCTCGCTGATGGGCGACACGGTCATGCTCACCGATGAAAAGGGCGGCATGGCCCATGTGACCCAGGCCGACGTGATGCAGAAGAACGGCGTGATCCACGTGACCGACGCGGTTTCGCTGCCGAACTGA